The genomic region caacaacaacacacaaacagccGGACACGGAAAGTTGCCAACGGGTCGCCTATCGGGTTGATCTATCGCTGGCATGCATATTTGATGGCGGATACTTTTCATCATCTCGACATCACTCAGCGTCGGTGGAACCgttaaaggaaaaacaaaaatcaaaccccCGATAGAACCGCGATGGGAGGGGGTGTGGTGAGGGGGCTGAATGTGCAGTTCACCCTCGAATGAAGCCGGGGGAGGTCCGTGGGAAACGATCGAATGGGAGGGGTGAGTGTGGTGAAGAGGAGGatgaaagataaaaatcaTCGAATGTCACGTTTTGGCATGGACACGTCGATATGCTGTTTGTTTAATCTTCCGAACCCGACGCTCCGATGGTCCGATGGTCCGAGGACACGGGTGTTGGGGTGTGGTGGGGTGTTTTTTCCGCCTATTTTCCAATCCACGTGCAAGTAGCAGTTggatcagttttgttttttcgccgAAAAAGTACGAGCTCAAAGCCGGTTTTCGACGTTCGGCAAGCACAAATGATGGTATAAATTATCGATCTGaagagcaacaacaacaccaagaAGTGGCCAGGTCAGGTTTGACTTGTAAATTAGCCTCTCGCTGGCCTCGGGGCGCTCCTTAGAAAAGGTGCAACACTAGGGGCCGACGTTGTTAATCCAATTAGCGCCTAAGTAGCTAATGGGAGCCCGGCTTTCGGCCGCGTTCGGCCGAGTCCTGGGGATccgcggggggagggggaggtccggaaggatgctgggagacgtgCGTTTTTGGCACGTGCCGCTGATGGACGTGGCGTGCAGCCGACACCTGTCGCCCTTATTATGGCCGGTCCGGTCAAACGGTTCCGTCGAAAGCGGCGAAGAAAATCAGCTGATCTTACCTTCGGAGTAGCAGTTCGGGACCAAGCTCAGCTGTTTGTGTGAATGACCGACACGAGGGACGCCTTGGTGGAGCCCTACATCAAGatgtaaatttcttagaatccTGCAGACTGGTTTCTTTTCAAGGTACCGGCTCTGTACAGCAGCTGCCTTTCAGTCTCGAACGCAAATTATCAAATTGACACTCCAAAAAATCGTACAACTCGCGAAACGAGGGTCAACGAACGGACGATTGGCGCACGTTGACGAGGGATTGACAGGTTAAAGATGTGCCGAGCCATCTtgttttacaaattaaaaccaGTAAAAACTAGTGTCCAGAGTTGCTAAAATATCCGATTAAAATGAGCACACTTTATGGAGGAACACGCCAGAAGCACACTCACGTTAATAAACCACAAATGAAGTCCGCTCTCGAAGGAAATTAAGAGGATTGCATTTCGCCGGCAAATGAGCTCATGCACCGGCGAATCTTCTCCTTCTGCAAACGGGAACCCAACGGCCCGGTTTCGGTTGAGATAACGAGCGGTTTGCCTTCACTCACTTCGGTTGCAACTAATACGTTGATTCTCGTTACTTGCAGTGGTTTGAGGGCATCAagcgattttgttttaataacacttcaaaaaacaaaaaaacatgagaAAAAATAAGTGTAGAACATATCAACATAAGATATATCTTTGATGGTATGCATATGAGCTTCAGCGTACGCACTTCTCTTTAAACAAACGATGCTGAGTTGACCACAGCATTGGTCAACTTACTTTAGAGATAACATAATAAAACACGAGAACATGATAATTGTTTCCTGGTCCGCAATTGCACACACAGTTGCTGAACGTTTATCGCTAAAAAGTGGAGAAACCGTCACATACCGAGATGAATCGAATGACGAGACTGGagaggaaagcaaaataattctGACAGCTTCTTATTCTACTTGAATCACTCGTTGTTATCATCCTTCACCAAAACGAATTTGGAAGAAGAACGAATGTGTTTGGCAAACCACACTGCTCGTGATAAACCATATCGCGGGAAATTACACGATCAAAAACGGGACTATTTTTGGCAACATTATGCAGCGGCATTTCCCAAAACAAATGGTTATCAAAATCTGCAGCCTTTTTTTCGTGCCTCAGGACATATAAAATAGCCCCGCGATCCGCAGTCGATCATCAGAAGTGTTGTAGAACCAAGCTGTTAAGCATTTAGTGTCCCTTCGCCATGAAGGCTTTCGTGTGTGTTGTGctgttgtttgttcttttctcaTTCGGAACCACCTCGGAGTCCGATAGATATGGAGATTTGTTTTTGGGTAAACTTTTCTTTCGGCCAAATACACCACCGCAAGGTCCAAGTGCGAAGATGGAAATCGAAAGTCATGAAGAGAAACTGGACGAAATTGAACAATCATTCAAGGTAAGAACATATTTAAATGACAAaagttgttcaaattaaagaATCAACGGTTTGGTTTGACTTTGCTGCAGGAGGTGCAAGaaaagttgttggaattggaGAAGAGCGTAAAGAAAAGAGACGACTTGCTGCAGTCGATAGAAGGCACTATGAAGGTAAATTATATATTATTCTTCACTAAAAATATGTCCAAAAccaataattgaaatatttgacTACTTACAGCAAGTGGAAGATTCTATGACCGGTAGATATGAAACGCTGCAAGACAAGCTTGCGGAATTAGAGCAGAATCATACTCTTGCTAAGGATGACGTTTTGCAGAAGTTGATGGAACGTCCGACTCAGGAAAAGTATGACAGTCTACAGAGCACGTTGATGGAACTTCAGAACAACATTACAGCAAAGGACGGTTCCCTGCAGGAGATCGAGCGTTCTATTAAGGTAAGTACATTGATTTGCGTTTTGATCTTATCCATCGAATTGCACATATGTgcgtaagaaaatgttggaatgaaaaaagttgttcaaattaaagaGCTAACGACTTGAACTGTCTTTGCTGCAGGAGGTGCAACTGTCTGCACAAGAAAATGAGTTGGAATTTCAGAAGAGCTTAAAGAAAACGGACGATTCTATTAAGGTAAGCCATTTGGATGCACACAATATTAGagcaaaataaatagtttaatGGATTTACTGTTTGCAGCAAGTGAAAGATTCTTTGGCCGGTAGATATGTGACACTGCAAGACAAGCTTGCTGAATTAGAGCAGAATCATACTCTCACTAAGGATGACATTTTGCAGAAGTTGATGGAGCGTCCAACTCAGGAAAAGTATGACAATCTACAGAGCACGTTGATGGAACTTCAGAACAACATTACAGCAAGGGACGGCTCCCTGCAGGAGATCGAGCGATCTATTAAggtataaaattaattttgcaaTATGATTGTAGTCATTGAGTTGTGTACATGTATTGTAACATCTGTTGAAGAACTGATTTACAgttagaatttattttatctagGAACTTGAACGCAATGTGAACGAGCGAGATGAAACTCAGAATGGTAAACTGATTGAAATCAGAAAACAAATGCAGGCAAAGGAAAATACCCTGCAGGAGATGATGCGGAACATGACCATATTAGTAGACCATTCGAAGGTTAAACTTGAAGAGCTAGAAGCTAACCTCAACGAGCTGCAAAATGAAACCGAAAGTATCATAAACCACAGCTTTCCTAGGTCATGCAAGGACGTGTCATCAAACAAATCTGGTTCTTACGAGATCTATCTTGGGAATGGTCAATTTAAAACGGTATTTTGTGAACAGACCGCATTCGGCGGCGGCTGGATTGTATTCCAGTATCGCTTCAACGGGAAAGTTGATTTCTACCGAACCTGGAATGAGTATCGCGATGGCTTTGGAACAATTGACGGGGAGTTTTGGTTAGGTTTGAAGTATCTTCACCAGCTGACCTCAACCCGGAAGCACGAGCTTATGGTGGAAGTGAAAGACTATTACGGAAACTACGGCTATGCAAAGTATGATCACTTCGAGATTGGCAGTGAAGCGGAAAAGTTCATCCTAAAGGTTGGAAATTATAGTGGAACGGCTGGAGACTCAATGATTTACGATCGGGGCATGAAGTTCACTACTAAGGATAGCGATAATGATAAAGATAGTAGTGTTCAATGTGCCAAGGCTCGTTACGGAGCTTGGTGGTACCACAGCTGCACCAATGCCAACCTCAACGGACCGTATGGAAACATATCACGTGATGGAGAGAAGGTGATGTACTGgttccatttaaaaaatgaccgTCGCGCTATGGTATACTCCAGAATGATGCTTCGtgaaatcgattaaaaatggtttcaatAAAACGAGTTACGCTCAACCGATTGATGATAACATGTGTTGtaagtttttcattcaatCAGAAGGTGATATCATTTATCACGATTCAAAACCTCTACTATGCAAGTGGTTGGCCCAAAATGGCACAAGAGGTGACCCATACTTCGtcaatcaaattcaaataaaacccCTTTGCGTATAAAAATGTCACACATGTTATTTACCTTTCTTGTGTCCAACTTTGGGAGGCTAAATTCCGAATCACTTCGATTGTTTCACATGGTGTatcacaaataaaaacaaaacctaattTACTTCTGGACGTTTCGTGTCATGGTGGTGGTTCTATAaaagtaagtattttttttctttcttgattCTATTAATTTTGAGCTATTCCAAATGACCATTGAGTCAGGATTTCATGAAATGGAGGTAAAATGTTGAAATGCATCCAGGGAGGAGTTCATCAGTAAAACTATATTAGTAGTTGATTAAAATTAGttcaaataattcaaacaCACAAGTTCTTCAAGCTTCAAATActaaaaacaatagaaaaaaaatgaaaaaatccaGCCTTTCAAGCTTTCAACCGGATTGTTCTAATCTGTAAATTCATAGCCCAAAACAAAATCGGCAAACGACACACCATCAATTGAAACCCATTAAAGTTGTCGATACGATTCTactgcagaagaaaaaaaggaaggtaaGCTCTTATTTTACAATTCCAAACGAATTTCCCAAACAATTaagttctttctttcttttataaatatttgatcGTTGCATAATCGTTTCCAGGTCGTGCAAAAGTCATTTATCTTTCAGTACGTCCGATCGTATATCTAATTCCGTTCCGTTCAAAGTTCGCTGTAATCAGCTTCCCCGCACGATCCATAAGAAGTTGCACAAACATCATTggaaacatactcaaacacataaACAATAAACCAAATTCAGTTTCAACGATGCTTGttgataacaaccgcaagaaCCGCAAAATACCGTGGGAAATTGCACTATCAAGAATGGCGCCAATTTTGGCTACATTATGCGACGACACTTCCCAAAACAAATGGTTATCAAAATCTGCTGCCCTTTTTTCTCACGCCTCAGGACATATAAAATAGCCCCGCGATCCGCAGTCGATCATCAGAAGTGTTGTAGAACCAAGCTGTTAAGCATTTAGTGTCCCTTCGCCATGAAGGCTCTTGTGTGTGTAGTGctgttgtttgttcttttctcaTCCGTGACCACCTCGGATTCCGATAGATATGGTGTAGATTTGTTTATGAGTAAACTTTTCTTTCGGCAAAATGGACCACCGGAAATCCCAAGTGCTAAGGCGGAAATCGACAGTCATGGAGAGAAACTGAACGAATCATTGAAGGTAAAAATATGTTGCAAAgtgaaaaattgttcaaattaaaGAATCAACAGCTTGGTTTGACTTTGCTGCAGGAGGTGCAAGaaaagttgttggaattggaGAACAGCTTAAAGAAAAGAGACGACTTGCTGCAGTCGATGGAACGCTCTATGAAggtaaattataaattattcttCACTTCAAATATGTCCAAAACCAATTATTCAATTGCTTTACTATTTGCAGCAAGTGGAAGATTCTATGACCAGCAGATATGAAACGCTGCAAGACAAGCTTGCTGAGTTAGAACTCAATCAAACCTCTATTAATGACTCTCTTCAAGAGTCAGTGGAAAGTTCTGTTCAAGCGCATTATGAAAGTGTACAGAGCACGTTGATGGAATTGGAAAGCAATGTAACGGCCAAGGACGACTCCTTGCAGGAAATCGAGCGTTCTATTAAGgtaaaaacattaattttgcaTTATAATTTTAGCCATTGAATGTATATATGTAACATCCGTTGAAGAACTGATTTACagttgtgatttattttttctaggAACTTAAACGCAATGAGAAGGAGCGAGAAGAATCTCAGAAAGGtgaattgattgaaataaaaaaacaaatccaggCAAAGGACAATACCCTGCAGCAGATGATGCGGAACATGACCAGGTTGGAAGAACAATCGAAGGTAAAACATGACGAGCTAGAAGCTAACTTCAAAAAGCTGCAAAATGAAACCGAATACATCAAGAACTACAGTATTCCTAGCTCATGCAAGAGTATATCATCAAAACAAACTGGTTCTTATGCCATCCATCTTGGGAATGGTCAATTTAAAACAGTATATTGTGAGCAGGTCGCATTCGGCGGTGGCTGGATTGTATTCCAGTATCGCTTTAACGGGCAAGTTGATTTCTACCGAACCTGGGATGAGTATCGCGATGGCTTTGGCACAATTGACGGTGAGTTTTGGTTAGGTTTGAAGTATCTTCATCAGCTGACCTCAACCCGGAAGCACGAGCTTATGGTGGAAGTGAAAGACTATGATGGAAACTACGGCTATGCAAAGTATGACCACTTCGAGATTGGCAGTGAAGCGGAAAAGTTCGTCCTGAAGATTGGAAATTATAGTGGAACGGTTGGAGATTCAATGGCTTGGAATCAGGGCATGAAGTTCACTACTAAGGATAGCGATAATGATAACGATAGTAGTGTTCAATGTGCCGAGGCTCGTAACGGGGCTTGGTGGTATAATGGATGCGGCAATGCCAACCTCAACGGACCGTATGGAAACTTATCAAGTCAAAAAGCGATGTATTGGTGGCATTTTAAAAATGACCAGCGCGGCATGGCTTACAGCAGAATGATGCTTCgtgaaatcaattaaaaattgatcCAATAAAATGAGTTACTCACAACCGATTGATAATAACATGTGTTTACAACGGTTTTCATTGTCCCCAAATGGCACAAGAGCCATGCCCTCTTCTTCGTCAATCGAATTCAATCAAATGTTATTTACCTTTCTCGTATACAACTTTTAGACGCTAAATTCCGATTTGCTTCGATTGTTTCACTGGGTGAATAGCAATGACAGGAAGAAAGGTTGATATTAAACTTGTTCGCAGTTCATATTGTTTGAACATCAGCAGTTCGTTTCAAAACGTAACGTTTCCCGAACCAACTCACGAGGTcagttcatttgtttttaactcCTTCGAAGGCACATTTGGCCATCCATCGTCGAACGGTCGAACGGATAATGTGTCGATTGCAAGCGAATGAGCTCTCGCTGTGCGTCGGTCGTCATGTTTTGCTAATGAGACGTCACCGCGGCCATCCATATCGACACCGAAGCGGACGAACATGGCTTCCCGCTGCCCAAATGGTGCACCGGACAGCAGTTGAACGACAGTTGAAAGTAATAATAACAGCGCAACGACGATTATTGTTAAATCGTTCGGATTGAAAGCCGCCGATCGAAACGTCGAACGCTGCAGGACTTCCGCAAGGACTCGGGAGCGTCATTGTGCGATCGAGAATACTTTACGACTCACCGATGCAAACCGATCCTAATGGCGCACCGGTAGCCGGAATAGGAATTGGAAATTCCGAGCTTCCCATAGCATTtctcccttccttccttcccatcCTTTCTTCCGTCCACAAAGACCTGCCGAGTTCGTGCTCATaatgattattattttatgtttattattttatgcgCCACTGCGTGTACGCAATCGAAACGCCATAAAACAAGCAATACGACTGCGGCCGGCTTAAGGTGGCACGCAAGGGTGGggtggggaaaaggaaaaaaaacgaacaacagAAAACGCCATCCGCCGATCGCAAATGTGCAGCCCGTAATGGCGaatggtttcggtttcgggctCCCGCGGATGGCGCACAACAACCGGACGGGTCGCATCCATTCCGATGCAATGCGatgcatttccatttccagtaACAACGGTTCGGGCTTGGATGAGCAGCCCCCGGAATGGCACCGGGAATGTCATTATGCATCGCCGTTCGAGCGGGAATCGGCACAAAAGAATCGACCCCAAAGGGGGGGGGACTGCAACGGCCGTTGTTTATTCTATTGCGCTGCGTAACTGTTGCATGTGAGATGCTGCTAATGTTACCGTTGCCGCTGCACAGCGCTACAGAGTTGCAAGCGCGACCATTTTCTCATCTCTTTCGTTTTCTAGAGACAACATTTGCGAGTGATCGATGCCTGAATAAAACATAAGTGGCCCTGCGATCCTAGGAGAATTGTTGGAATGACTAATTAGAGGGTTAGGAACACAGTCAACAATCAAACGGTAGCGCTAACTGTACTCGTTTTGTTGTGCTTAAATTGGCTATGGTCCTTGTTCCTTTTTCAGTCTGGACAGTCTTATTTCTGTTGGCAAGTTGCCTAAGGCGAGTGATTCTAGAGTCAAGGTTTAGAGAAAAATATCtatttcaaaacgaaaaatttaaacaagaaaacataataaaaaaacaagattggggaaacaaaaatggcgtaaataaaaacaatagaaaaatgcaaacaaattacTAACTCGAGTATAAAAGCGTAAcgaagataaaataaacaaggTAAAAAGGCACAACTTATaacaaacacataaaaaaaaagtaaaaatgtttgaacaacatgtaaacagaaaagaaaaccttttTAACAAACATCTTTAAGGCACACCACAACTATTAAAATAAACTACACAAATgagttacaaaaacaaaaacaaatcacagtAAGCAATATGACCCTTGACATTTGGAAACATGTGTTTCGAGGTAACACAACGATCTCCCTATCGCAACTTCTCATAAGTAAAGCTCGTAAATATCGCCCGAAGAAAATATCACATCTGTCGGCAAATGTGAGGCAGAGTCGGGGCTTGCCAATTTCGAGCGAAACCCACGGGTGTACACTATCTATTACTGGCATaaaggaaaacatacacacacacacacacacacacacgcagactGGTACAATCTCACAATGCCCTAATGCCCAAGAGCGAGCTTCCGTTGCCCTTACCATTTGCAGACTATTAGCAatcattaaacatttattCGATCCGCGTCGAAGTGTGGAGGAAAGAGAGGAGGGGCAGAGAAAGGAGCGAGAAGGGGGAGGAGCACAAAAGTTCCGGTTGTTTATGGAACCGGCCCGGGTCGTCTGTGGTCGCAAGTTGTGGGTTATTATGTCTTACGGCCAGTTGGCGCAGTTCCGTTCCGTGCTCGGACCTTTGGCCCGCGAGAGGACAGCTAGGTTCCATACGCAACCGTTCCCGCAGCGTGAGGGGATGATTAGCGgcaacgcgcacacacacttacacacacacacatgtgcgGCTTTTTGCATAATGCCATTAGCAACCGATGCAATGCCAAATTAAGAAATTTATGCGAATTATTAGCTCCGGCGTCGTCCGTGTGTCATCGACGGGTCGGACGATGCGTAAATGGTGCCTTCAATGGATCCTCTTTTCATCCCCCCGAAACGCTGCCTCATGCCTCCCCCCGTGGACTGCCACTTCCAAACGTCACTTGCAGAAAAAGCCGCGGATGCACTTTTCCAGAAAAGAGCAACCCGCGACGACAGGAAATGGACAGATAATAATAATTCGACCTTTAACGCGGATCCATCGGTGGTCGCGAGTGGGTCTTCGTCTTCGTCGCGTCATCTCCGGAAAGAGACAAAACACAGGGGACAAGAACCAAACGACACAGGGCGCTGTAAAGTTCGGACCCATGAAGGAGGTAGCCATTCTCAACGAGCGCTCGATTCGCGATGCATCCGGAGACACACAACTGCACCGTGTAAAGTTATGGAGATCAAACGATTTGGACAGAGGCGGGATGCTGCGGATGAGGGTCGCACGATGAGGGCAAGGAATTAACTGCAATGAATCAGCCCGGGTTGACAAACGGTTCGCGATGGAGGACGGAAGCGAAGGAAGCGGAACGTGAACACAGAACGCGCGCGCGACAGAAGAATTGTGAATAGAATTCAAATTTATGTAATTTGAAATTATTGTCGAAAGTTTGAAATCCAATTAAGATTATTTAATTGATTACTCGACTTCGGCCGGCGGTGGTGCGGGTTGAAAATCGTGGAAACGTGAACCGACCGACCGTCGGATTGGGTCGTGTTTTGGgtttaattttaagaaaaggtCCTCTTGTTTTGGTAAGCACGGTAGGAAAAAGAAGAGTTGGTAAGAAAAGAACAGAATACACAATCCATTGCAACacagaaggaaaaataccaaaacaaattcaatactgaaagaaaaacaaagttgtAATAAAACTGGTTatttaaaaagggaaaaaacataaaaaaagaaatattaatagtaaattaaaaacacaattttaaaacaactaCACATAACTAAAATGTTTTGAACAAGGAATGATGCcaaccattaaaaaaaacatgatttaTCAAAATCATCACAATCCATTGCAACACAGAAAGAAAACttccaaaacaaatttaatactTGATAAGAGTTATTATtaacaaggaaaacaaaaacatttaaaaaagataCATTAACACTAAGTTAAAACACAATTATAAAACAACTCCACATAACTTAAATGTTTTGAACAAGGAATGATGCCAACCGTTAAAAGAAATATCATGATTTTACAAAATCATCACAATCGATTGCAAGACAGAAGGATAAATAccaaaaaacaattcaatactgaaaggaaaaaaatatttgataaaatggttatttaaaaatagaaaacacattaaaaaaaatattaacaataaattaaaaacaattttaaaacaactcCACATAACTTAAATGTTTTGAACAAGGAATGATGCCAACCGTTAAAAGAAATATAATGATTTATCTATGGTTAACACCAAATTAGTAAGCTTGTAAATTGATGATGAAGTTTtactttaattattttattttaatacttcCGTTCTATTCCAAAGCTTTAGTTAGATACTTTTGCCTCACCCTCTCTGCAATTCCACCCCACTTGTTGTTGTTAAGCATATTCTACTTTGGAAAATCGGTTGCATTTTCAGTAATCTCATTCCGACATGCAGAtaagttaacgcactgctgcgggtgtttgagttttaaaaaaacttaaactttatttcctacaacatatgtgcgggttaatacccaactatcgtgttcggatgctggataccaactgatgatcggttcgcgatctggatcgttggttcacggtcttctgattctaggtggtccgcgtcgctgcgggaatctgcaatctcagcataatgcgggcggtccgcgttgctatgggaagctgcaactcagcataatgttgtggtccgggggccgcgtcgcgatgatcgaatgttgactcacaatgtttgctctggcgatgtccacaatgtatgcgatggcgttgtccacaatgtatacgctggcgttgtcttgactcctcccttcttaaatgactttgtcctcaaagtcttgttgctgcgtggaatgatgttggtctgcttacgaatgtttctccgcgttgcggttcttggtttatgtttacttttaccattctccttctattgaaaaataagcagattacggttgcgcatatgaatagtaacatgaacgttcctccgaatgcatgaattttccatttgatggaattgttttgtagatttatactttgtagagtttctcgatgttgcaacgtaagattgtttaaatattctatcggtggtctgtcttcaatttcgcttatgttgacttttattcccgctgtcgagtagtatggtttaccgggaatgatggcttcattgtttgaataaatttctccgttgatgattatgttgcaattttcaaattgtatcaagtatgacccgttcaatacttggtttgcattactgcaatttgacgatatttctgcgattgcatcattaatgagaatattggcgtcattaatgcgtttcaccaatcctttcgagtaaattttttcgtattgacattcggcgtcttctcgtttcacgagtttttctatgcatttggtgggttgttgtagatttacttgttggcatatgtagaaatcttcctgctcttggcatctttccgtaatttcgaatacatgcgttcgatttcgtattatgaaattttgtttaacgataatccgtctctcgtgctggattatggagtcaatgtattcgtattcgtacatttgtgtggttactttggggaactttagtatgtagataatatgcgtttggtttacagcaacatgcgcagttgattgccctagcaattcctctggagtacggtaagtaatgttgttactctctaggaattgggctatggagtttagatcatctagggatagtagcttgctgcttggaatcccgtgtttcgcgagtatgatggcatcttcaattacttctaatttttcttgtagcatgttcatgtttgataacaggattaattgacgaatctctgtctggtgcgtttcgtatcgttgattttcaatgttgataaccgtgttggcgacttctgttatttgttggagtcgttcatttaaaccttggttgattactacttgtttgttgttttcagcaattagggagtttatcgttgagttaataatgtgtaggtcgtcggcgtctggatttcctgcgatccatttccaaacttttccgatcgtgtcccatcgtttttctctgtttttaaacggtctaatctttctaaaggtttcctgtagcgttctagctttaatattaatcaaactttcaattgatgccgtatagattccatttggaatttcttctaacgttttttctactgcttcttctatgtttgataaatcgattggatgtatcgtccttacatatccgatttgaactttagctttacttattggtattatagctaagggattattacttagatcatatatgcttatatctgctacaataagcttgatcaacagggttgtaatcactctgtaacgatagttaaaagaatttcaaagagtgtattaatatttcttccttattttcttagattcattttatgaatttttcgattattcgAATCAATTATATAAGTT from Anopheles coustani chromosome 3, idAnoCousDA_361_x.2, whole genome shotgun sequence harbors:
- the LOC131269498 gene encoding angiopoietin-related protein 7-like yields the protein MEIESHEEKLDEIEQSFKEVQEKLLELEKSVKKRDDLLQSIEGTMKQVEDSMTGRYETLQDKLAELEQNHTLAKDDVLQKLMERPTQEKYDSLQSTLMELQNNITAKDGSLQEIERSIKEVQLSAQENELEFQKSLKKTDDSIKQVKDSLAGRYVTLQDKLAELEQNHTLTKDDILQKLMERPTQEKYDNLQSTLMELQNNITARDGSLQEIERSIKELERNVNERDETQNGKLIEIRKQMQAKENTLQEMMRNMTILVDHSKVKLEELEANLNELQNETESIINHSFPRSCKDVSSNKSGSYEIYLGNGQFKTVFCEQTAFGGGWIVFQYRFNGKVDFYRTWNEYRDGFGTIDGEFWLGLKYLHQLTSTRKHELMVEVKDYYGNYGYAKYDHFEIGSEAEKFILKVGNYSGTAGDSMIYDRGMKFTTKDSDNDKDSSVQCAKARYGAWWYHSCTNANLNGPYGNISRDGEKVMYWFHLKNDRRAMVYSRMMLREID
- the LOC131269504 gene encoding fibrinogen-like protein A; translated protein: MLQSEKLFKLKNQQLGLTLLQEVQEKLLELENSLKKRDDLLQSMERSMKQVEDSMTSRYETLQDKLAELELNQTSINDSLQESVESSVQAHYESVQSTLMELESNVTAKDDSLQEIERSIKELKRNEKEREESQKGELIEIKKQIQAKDNTLQQMMRNMTRLEEQSKVKHDELEANFKKLQNETEYIKNYSIPSSCKSISSKQTGSYAIHLGNGQFKTVYCEQVAFGGGWIVFQYRFNGQVDFYRTWDEYRDGFGTIDGEFWLGLKYLHQLTSTRKHELMVEVKDYDGNYGYAKYDHFEIGSEAEKFVLKIGNYSGTVGDSMAWNQGMKFTTKDSDNDNDSSVQCAEARNGAWWYNGCGNANLNGPYGNLSSQKAMYWWHFKNDQRGMAYSRMMLREIN